A region of the Elusimicrobiota bacterium genome:
CTTCAAGTTTTACCCATAACTGTTGCACGAGGTTGAGCGCTGTTTCCCGGGAAAGTGTTCTGCGGTTGATATCGCGGATGTAAAAACTGTATAGGTACTGATCAACCCGTCCTAACGCCATTGCGCCTCTATACTCAATAGCGAAGATTAGGTGGATGAACCAAACAAGTTGGAGCGCTTCCCGAAAAGTGGCGGGTTGTTTCTCAGCGATGTTTCTGCAGATACGCGAAAGTTTTGATAATTTACGAGCTTCACAACTTTCTGCGTAACGCAAGATAAACTGTATTGTTGAGTTAAGCGTAATAATTATTGCGGTAAGAAAATCTTTCTCATCCTTTGACTTTACTTGTTTTAACCGTTTTTCTGCGCGATTACGTATCCCGGGTAAGCCTAATTTCAGCAATGTTGCATAGTCCACCGCGGCATGGTCGTAGTTCGACTGGAAAGTTCGCCTTCCGATTTCGTTATACTTTTTTGTATAAAGTTCAGCAGACCGGGCTGTGATACCAGCCGGATAAGTATCCGAAAACAAGCCTTCTAATGAACCGATAATAAGTTCGTCATCGTGGATTATAACCTTACAGTTTTCCAGGACGGCTTGAAAAGCTAACGCCCTTAGAATGGGTATTGGCTGTACCCCACAGGTTTTTGTATAAACCCTACCCATCCACACCGTGCGCAGGTCGTGTTTTGGCAACGTTTTCGCCCGGAAATATGTTTGTAGTTTCTTCCAATCTTCCATAATAAAACATTCTTTCCTATCCCATAATTCTTGATTTTTCTGTAAACTTAAGGATTTTGTTCATCATATCAACAGCTTCCGTAGGATAGCGGCCCGCAGCGGTTTCACCGGAGAGCATTACATAATCTGTACCGTCCAACACAGCATTGGCAATGTCGGTAACTTCAGCACGGGTTGGCCGTAAGTTATCCGTCATACTTTCCAGCATCTGTGTTGCTGTGATTACAAACTTACCCGCGCGATTGCATTTCTTAATAATTTCTTTCTGTACCATAGGTATTTCGTAAATAGGGATTGAAACGCCCATGTCTCCCCGCGCAATCATAATACCGTCAGAAGATTCAATTATTTCGTCGATATTGTTAATACCCTCACGGTTTTCTATTTTTGAGATAAGTTTACCGGTATAACAATGCCTTGCCAGTACTTTCCGTACATTAAGTATATCAGTTGTATTTCTAACGAACGACTGTGCAATATAGTCAACTTTTTGTGCGATACCAAAATGGATATCAGAAATGTCTTTTTCAGATAACCCAGGAAATTTCAGCACAGCACCAGGGATGTTGATCCCTTTATGTTCTTTTATAATCCCCGGAACGATTACTTCTGTCTTCAGGTAATCCATAGAACGGCCTTTCACAAGAAGTGTTATAGTACCGTCATCGATAAACACCTGGGATCCTGTTTTAATATCGTTCAATGAACCTTCATAATCGAATGGAATAATATTTTTCCCTATCCGCGCTGGTTTATTTGTGAGATATACAACATCTTTTTTTTTGATCTCAATATTATGTTTAAGTTTCCCTATTCGTATCCGCGGGCCTTCAAGGTCTTGCAGTATCCTGATACGACGCCGGTATGTTTTGTTGAGCTGCCGTATCATACCAATACGACGTTTATGGTCAGTTTGTGACCCATGCGAAAAATTCAAGCGCGCAACGTCCATCCCCGCGAATACCAGTTTTCTAATGACTGTAGCAGTATCGCTTGCCGGGCCGATTGTACAAACAATTTTTGTTTTAACCATACCTATCCTCGTTTATAGATAATCATTATGTTCAATTGTCTACCACACACCGGGGAACAAGCGGTATTTAACCTTTTGCGTGTACTCTTGATACCCCGTCAAATTTTTCAATAGTTCACGTTCCTCCCCGATTATCCTCGGGATGAATACTAACACAAACATGCATGCTGGGATCATTGCCCAGTAGGAACCTAACGCCAGCGGAGTGAACGAATAAAAAATGATTAGTGACAGGTACATTGGATGACGGACAAACGCGTATGGGCCGGTATCGATAACTTTTTGTCCCTGCTCAACCTCAATAATACGTGACGCGTAACT
Encoded here:
- the pyk gene encoding pyruvate kinase is translated as MVKTKIVCTIGPASDTATVIRKLVFAGMDVARLNFSHGSQTDHKRRIGMIRQLNKTYRRRIRILQDLEGPRIRIGKLKHNIEIKKKDVVYLTNKPARIGKNIIPFDYEGSLNDIKTGSQVFIDDGTITLLVKGRSMDYLKTEVIVPGIIKEHKGINIPGAVLKFPGLSEKDISDIHFGIAQKVDYIAQSFVRNTTDILNVRKVLARHCYTGKLISKIENREGINNIDEIIESSDGIMIARGDMGVSIPIYEIPMVQKEIIKKCNRAGKFVITATQMLESMTDNLRPTRAEVTDIANAVLDGTDYVMLSGETAAGRYPTEAVDMMNKILKFTEKSRIMG